The proteins below come from a single Rhinoraja longicauda isolate Sanriku21f chromosome 5, sRhiLon1.1, whole genome shotgun sequence genomic window:
- the LOC144594041 gene encoding uncharacterized protein LOC144594041, protein MDIAWLFPVPLLFLLSATGYSKENTLPAARNLHFLSINLQNVLHWELPTGEAPGKQHFSVQYKVYGEKHWKIKTECQNITKTYCDLSNETDYYKEHYYARLRSVSEAGFSNWIKSGRFNPEMETIFTSPKVKLEAGVCSISIILTPPTKWQNNLLQSTSLTKIFHELKFEILVIDRKSNKSCTYLENGDFKKVGTLEHDTTYCVIVRSVEHSSLRRSDPSEIQCTTTAKDPAKQMVKIILFGCVLPVFTLMFFFALVCCFMYKYVNARDQKQPINLLQKDCPSNKTFMFFAPESLTINVMVLEKGDHNASLYGCKDADDCKIPLTSQVCNMSATEWKAIPLALENERNIYKSQSVENPATKNRVHSKESGVPVAGQSKQNDPSTENEKLKEIQRGDVATENISRPQQLQSIQLPNGNCSEPLQSGYLLQLPSGPLIDEGAQYRPEYGFLAVETRLNPQNEQPRLSPDGKTDDLQQTSYLLQSVTNDPKTRTTGSHVNWAKVGSNDGQREGAYLPKMPLQQEESNYTSQLQPAGKAPMDGVDWCPLVFDSKMLNEKLYEGMEEADLDWDLSRGRLSLSALCIRRDSEDRDSLSQTIEPQQDLLSSVCSKAFPDESLETEEEVYLSNFQEHWGLHLQR, encoded by the exons GTATGGAGAAAAACATTGGAAGATCAAAACTGAGTGCCAGAATATCACAAAAACGTATTGTGATCTTTCAAATGAAACGGATTATTACAAAGAACATTACTACGCCAGGTTACGATCTGTTTCGGAAGCAGGCTTTTCAAATTGGATTAAAAGTGGAAGATTCAATCCAGAAATGGAAA CAATCTTCACTTCCCCAAAAGTAAAACTGGAAGCTGGGGTTTGTTCTATCTCAATCATTTTGACACCTCCCACAAAATGGCAGAACAATCTACTTCAATCTACTTCACTGACTAAAATTTTCCATGAATTAAAATTTGAAATCCTTGTCATCGACAGAAAGTCCAATAAATCG TGCACTTACCTGGAAAATGGTGATTTTAAAAAGGTGGGCACATTGGAACATGATACCACTTACTGTGTAATTGTTCGGTCAGTGGAACATTCCTCTTTGAGAAGAAGTGACCCTTCTGAAATCCAATGCACAACAACAGCAAAAG ATCCGGCAAAACAAATGGTTAAAATTATTCTGTTTGGATGTGTCCTGCCAGTCTTCACTTTAATGTTTTTCTTCGCTTTGGTGTGTTGTTTTATGTACAAATACGTGAATGCCAGAGATCAGAAGCAACCTATAAATCTG ctgcAAAAGGATTGCCCATCAAATAAGACATTCATGTTTTTTGCACCTGAATCACTGACCATTAATGTTATGGTTCTGGAGAAGGGGGACCACAACGCATCATTGTATGGCTGTAAAGATGCTGACGATTGCAAGATCCCTTTAACATCCCAAGTTTGCAACATGTCTGCTACTGAATGGAAAGCTATCCCCCTGGCATTAGAAAATGAAAGAAATATATACAAATCTCAAAGTGTAGAAAATCCAGCAACAAAAAACCGTGTGCATAGCAAAGAGAGCGGTGTTCCAGTGGCTGGTCAGTCCAAACAAAATGATCCCTCAACTGAAAACGAAAAATTGAAAGAAATTCAACGTGGCGACGTTGCAACAGAGAACATCAGCCGCCCTCAGCAGTTGCAAAGCATCCAGCTGCCAAATGGGAATTGCAGTGAACCACTGCAATCGGGTTACCTATTGCAACTGCCGTCAGGGCCTCTGATCGATGAAGGAGCACAGTATCGTCCTGAGTATGGCTTTCTCGCAGTAGAGACCCGTCTGAACCCACAAAATGAACAACCACGCCTCTCACCAGACGGAAAGACCGATGATCTGCAGCAGACAAGTTACTTGTTGCAATCTGTTACGAATGATCCAAAGACGAGGACCACAGGGAGCCATGTTAACTGGGCTAAGGTTGGATCCAATGATGGTCAGCGTGAGGGAGCGTATCTGCCAAAAATGCCACTGCAACAAGAAGAAAGTAACTATACGTCGCAGCTTCAACCCGCCGGAAAGGCTCCAATGGATGGTGTTGATTGGTGTCCTCTTGTATTCGATAGCAAGATGCTGAATGAAAAACTATATGAAGGGATGGAGGAGGCAGATTTAGACTGGGATCTCAGTCGTGGTAGACTGAGCTTATCTGCATTGTGCATTAGGAGAGATTCAGAGGATCGTGACTCCTTGTCACAGACTATAGAACCGCAGCAAGATCTTCTATCCTCCGTATGTTCAAAGGCCTTTCCAGATGAATCTTTAGAAACTGAGGAAGAAGTTTATTTATCAAACTTCCAAGAACATTGGGGGCTGCATTTACAAAGATAG